CGACGGTCAGCGGGGCTGGCCGTTGGTCGAGATCACATAGTAGGGGCTCAGCATGCTCGGCTGATCCATCAGCCAGATCACACCAAGATCGCGCCAGAACATCCGAAGGGTCTGGTCCTGGTTGACAGCCAGGCTCCGCTGGATGTCATAGGAGGTTTCCGAGAGACCATCCATCTCGGGGCTCAGGTTGCCCTTGATGTAATCGAAGCTCACATTGTTCGGGTCGTAGCAGCCCGCAAGCGAGGCGCCGAGCAGCGCAAGAGAGAGAGCGGCGAGGCAGGAGCTGGAACGAATGCGAACGCTTCGATGCATGGTGGGTCCTTCCTGGTACGAGGCGGGAAGGTACTCCCGCAGCCCGGCGCGGTCAACACGGCCGCAGGCCCCACTGGGTGTTCTCCCCGGCGGGCGAGCCGCCGAGGTCGGAGGAGTTGCCCGAACCCCGCGTCAAGGTGGGGCCGCCGCCCTCGATGTCGATCTTCCACGCCGCTGACGCGGGAGGCATGATCTGGGTCGCGGGCATTGAAAGTGTGGCGGTCCCTGGGGGTTCGCATCGGTTCGAGCGCATCGCCGATTTCCACCCAGCGGGGCCTGAAGTCGTGTCGGTGGATTCTATCCGCGACATCATGCCGATCGGGAGAACGCGCTGCGAAAACTCCGTGCCGTCGCTTCGAGGTCTTCTGGTATCAAGCGCACTTCACCGATGACGCACATGAAGTTCGTGTCGCCCGCCCAGCGCGGCACGACATGGGCATGCACATGTTCGGGCACTCCCGCGCCGGCCGCTCGCCCGACATTCAGTCCGATGTTCATGCCCTGCGGTCGAAGAAGGCTCTCCACCGTGGCGGCCGCGAGGTCAACCAGCGCCCAGAACTCGCGACGCTGATCGGCGCTGTACTGCGAAAGCGTGGGGCGGGCATCACCCAGCGCCACCAGCAGGTGACCGTTGGCGTAGGGAAAGCGGTTGAGAAGAATCATCCCGTGGGCGTTGCGATGCACCACCAGGTTGCGTTCATCCTCCGCAGGTGCCGCCCAGTAGGACGCGAAGAAATTGGCGGGAGACTTCTCAACGCCGCGATCTGGCGCCAGCGGCGCACTGCGTGCCTCGAGATCGCGAAGGTACGCCATTCGCCATGGCGCCCAGAGATTGCTGTGCATGGGGCGGAGTGTAGATCAGCGCAGCGGCGCGGCTGTGGTGTCCGATGGCTCCTGGGCCGCCGGGTCATCACCGATCGGAGTTGATCCGATCGACCACATGCGCGGGATCGACTCGAAGGCGACATCCTGAACGCGCAGCGGAACGGTGACTTCGCCATCCCACCATGCCGTTCGATTGGTTCCGCCGGGACCGAGTGATGCTCGCAGCGCCACCGAACGCAGGCCGCGGAATCGAAGCGTCCAACGACCATCTTCGGCGTTGGCCCGCTCAAGCGCCTCCGCGTCCTCCTCGGGCGGCTCGAAACGAAGTCCGCGAGCGCCGCTCCACCAGACCAGCAGACGCCGACGGACGACGCCATCTTCGAGGATCTCGGCGACGCCACCCACGGCGATGTCTTCAAAGCCCGAGGTGAGCAGGTGCATCGGATCGAAGCGCATCGCGAATCGGCGATCGCCCCTTTCCCAGCGGACCAGACCGGGCGAGACGAAGGTCGCGACGGCCTGATCGAGTTCCGGCGATCGACGCCCCTGGAACTCTGCGGGATCATCGGGCGTGTTCGGCGGCAGGGGCCACCGAGGAAGCACCCGCACCGAAACCGGCAGTTCGAGTGAGATGAGCGGTACCCACTCGCCTTGGCCGATCCCTTCCTCGACGCGCACGGTGACCTCGCCGAAGTTCGTACCCTCGGGCAGCGGGTCCATCAGGAAGGGAATCCGCACGACGAAGGGCTGCTCGCTCATGAGTTCGATGGGACGATCCATCGGCGCTCGCGGAGCACCTGAGACAGGGGAGAGCGTGTGTCCTTCGATCACCAGGCGCTTCTTCGGAAGTCCTCCGATAGACCGCTGCACCATGAGTTCCATCGGTACGGGCAGACCGGGAATCCATCCGCCAGGCGGGATGATGGCCAGCACCGGCGGAAGGCGCTCAAGGCGCTTCTCGATCTCGGCGAATGGCTCAACGGAGCCGTGCGACAGGACCATCGCGGCTCGACCGCTATTGACCCAGCGATCGAGGAGTCGGCCATACTTCTCATACCAGGCGACGGAACCCGGCCGTGCCGCCTCGTCGCCTTCGGCGACTCGTTCGAGCAGGCGCATCGCATTCGGCACTGAAAGGTGTCCGCGAGCAACTCGATCGGAGAGCTCAAGGTGAATGTCGCCGCTGAAACCACTCATGGAGATCCACGGCAGGAGCGCCACCGCCACCCGGTCGGGGACCATCTCCCCCCAGCCGCGACGACTCCACTCCGAGCGCAGGTAGAAAGTGAGCGAAAGGAGCGCCGCGAACGCGAGAAGTGCAAGCCACCAGTGGCGACGGCGGCGGTGGAGCCTTCGCTCGTTTGCGGCGACATGGCCGCACTCGGAGCAGCGGAGCGAAGTGGCGCCGCTCATGTCATGCCAGCATGAAGGGCAGCGCGGACGCTTCCAGTGACGATCAAAGAAGAGCGCCCATGTGATCACCCAGACCAGAGCACCGATCACCAGCAGCGTGCCGGTGTTCCAGAGCAGCAAGGTGATGGGTGCGGGGAGCATGAACGCAACGGCGCTCCAGTGGGCCGTTCAGCGCACCAGGGTCCAGCGCAGGAGCTCACGCGGCGTGGGCGGCTTGCCCTGCATCAGGATGCCCACGCGGAAGATCCTCGCGGCCGCCCAGAGCATGACCATGACGCTGGCAAAGCCAGCCACGAGACTCAGCGCGATCTGCCACATGGGGACCGGTTCGCTCGTCGAAGCAAGCCTCAGGATCATGACGAATGGTATGGCCGGCGGAATGAAGCTCGCGGCGGTGGCGAATCCGCCATTGGGCGCAGTTGAGATCGGAAGCCAGAGGAAGAGCGGCACCATCAGGATCAGCATCACCGGCGTGATGAGCGCCTGCGCCTCGCGGAGGTCGCTTACGGCGCTGCCGACGGCGACCATCATGGTGGCGACCATGAAGTACGCCATGGCGAAGTAGAGCAGGAGCCAGAGGTACTGGATCGGCTGCACGAGGTCGGCCATCGCGAGGAAGACCAGCATTGATACGCCGGCGCCGGTGTACATGCCCAGCATCACCATGCTCACCATCGCCTGTCCCAGGAGCTTTCCTGTCAGGAGCTGCATCGGGCTGACGGCGGAGAGCAGAACCTCCATCACGCGCGAGCTCTTCTCCTCGATGGTCGTGGTGAGGAGGTACTGCCCGCTGGTGAAGACGCAGATCCAGAGCAGCATCATGAACCCGACAGGGAGCATGAGCCGCGAGAAGACATCTTCCTTCTTGAGTCCGCCCTGCGGGCTGACGCGCTGCGAGGTGATGCGCGGCGGCTGCATGAGCGCCCGCATCTGCGTGGCATCGATGCCCAGGTGCGCGAGGCGCGCCTCGACAGCAGCGCTTCGACTCATGCGCTCGAGCCGCTGCGTGACATGCCACGGCGTTGCGTTCTGCACCACCAGATCGAGTTCCCATGTGCTCTTCGACGACGACGGATCTTCGAGGAGCCCGTCGGGAACGCGCACCACGGCGACCGAACCGTCGTCTCCAAGCGAGCCGATCAGGGTCTCCAAATTCGCGGCATCACTCTCCCTGACCAGCGTGAGCTCGAGCGGCCCGCCACCAATGTCATCGCGTCGAGAGCCTTCCGAACTCTCGGCGGCTTCGCGCGCGAGCAGACGCTCAAGATGCGGGGCCACTTCGCCGGTTGGATCGATGATCGTCACCGTGCCCCGGACCACGGTCGTGGTGCTCTTCATGACCATGGGCAGGGCCATCACCAACACCACCATGAAGGCGGGAACTCCAATGGCCCCGAAGATGAAGGCCTTGGTCAGCGCCGTGTAGCGGAACTCGCGCCACGCGACAGCGGCGATCTTCGGCCATGCGCGCGGTCCGGGGTCAATCGCCACCTTCGCCTCCCTCTGAAGGTCGGGGTCCGCCGCCCACCAACTGCACGAAGACATCGTCGAGCGAGACACGAGCCACCTCGATCGAGCGCAACGGCAGCAGGGCCAGCGCTCGCGACATGATCGCCTGCGAGTCGGCGTTCGGAGCCAGGGCCAGCTCCGCGCGACGGCCGCTTTCGCTCCATGTGAGATCGTGAACGCCGTCGATTCGGCGGATGTCCTGCTCGATCGCCTGCATTCGGCCGTTCATGGCTGCACCGGGCAGCGGTTCGAGCACGATGGTTCTCGGGTCGAAACGCGCGGCAATCTCATCGTGCGTGGCGTCGAGGATCTTCAGCCCGTGATTGATGAGCACCACTCGATTGCAGAGCTGCTCCGCGTGGGACATCTGGTGTGTGGAGAAGAGGATGGTGGCCCCCGAGGCGCTGATGTCGCGAACGACCGAGGCCATCAGTCGCGCATTCACCGGATCGAGACCGGAAAAGGGCTCATCGAGGATCAGCAGCTCAGGCGAGTGAATGACCGCGGCCACGAACTGCACCTTCTGCTGCATGCCCTTGCTGAGTTCCTCGCAGCGGCGGGGGAGCACCTCGGCCAGTTCAAGGCGCGCGAGCCACGCCGCCGCACGATGATCGGCGTCCTGACGGGTGAGGCCCTTCAGCCGCCCCATGTAACGGAGGAACTCGGAGACCCGCATCTTGCGATACACCCCGCGCTCCTCCGGCAGGTAGCCGATACGGTCCTTCGCGTCGAGCGCCGAACCACCCAGCACCTCCACGCGGCCGGAATCGGGGTGGATGATCGACATGATCATCCGGATCGTCGTGCTCTTGCCCGCGCCGTTGGGGCCGAGGAAACCGCACAGAGTGCCGCGATCGATGCGCAGATCAAGGTCGCGCACCGCGATGGTCTCGCGGAACTGCTTGCGGACTCCGGAGATGCTGATCGCGGGCGCGGTCATCAAGGCGCGACGCCGCCGTTGCCCTTGGGGGTGCCGCTTGGCGGCGCTGCTGGGGTGTTCCCGCCGGCGGGAGCGCCAGCACCCTGCTTCTTCGCCTCAATGAGCGCCTTGATGGCCGCAGGCGGCTCGAACTCGCTCGCGGGGATCTCCTCGGTGATGACCTCGTCCGTGGTCATGATCACCTCCATGCCCATCAGTCTCGAGATGTTCCGCGTGGCGATCAGCTCCTTGCCCAATGGCTTGTAGTCGGTGACTTCGATCTCGACGGGGATGGAACCCATCGCCGTCTTCGAGGTCATGCGAAGGCCGCGAATGAGACCGTCGTTCGAATCGAGATAGAAGGTCGCAGGGTTGGTGAAGAGACCTTCGAGTTCCACCACCCAGGTCTCGCGGCCTCGGAAGTCAGCCTTGCCCAGCGTGGTGGCCTTCGACGCGCGCTTCACAAAGTCGGCGCTGCCGGTGATGTCACCGCTGCGGCGCAGATCATCGAGCTCCTCGCCTTCGAGCAGACGCTCGCCCATGGCTTGATCGACGGTCCAGCCATAGGTCCCATCGAAGCCTTGGCGAGTCACACCGGCGGGACCGAGGTCGATGGTCATCACCATGAGATCGGGCGCCTTGGAGATCGTCTCCATGGATCCCTTGATCTGAGCCATGGGAACTTCGAAACGCCCCTTCGTGCGGCGCGAGCCGCTGCGCTGAATCGCCTCCTCGCCGCCGATGGCATCGATGAACTTCGCCCACAGCGCTTCCGGAGTGGGCGCGTCATCGACCGGCGTGACCTTGGGGCCGGTCGCACCCGGCATGCGCGGCATGGCCGGCGCCTGCGGAGCCTGCGGAAGCTGTGGCGCTTGCGGGAGCTCCGGCACCGTTGGTGCGCCACGCGGTGCGGGCGGCTTCGGTGCAGTGGGCTGACCCTGGGCAAGACACGGGGCGCCACCTGCAAGTGCAGCCAAGGCGGCGACCGACCAGCAATGCAGCCGAGATCCGGAGCGAGACGAAGAGGAGCGCAACATGGGGGACCTTTCTCGTCAGTGTTCGCGATCGACCGATGGTGAACCTTCGATGGCCACGCGGCGTTGGCGCAGGCCGCGACGCCCGCGAGTGTTGCTCATCGTACCGCCGGGGTGGAGCTGCGGATCCAGCGAAGTGCATCGGCAAGCACGGGATCGCCCTCGGCTTGAAGTGAAGATCGCGTCAGGACGCGGGGTTCATCGGGGCGCACCCCGCCGCCTTCGAGGGTGCCTCCCGAGGGCACTCGGAAGTCGGCAAACGCATGGAGAAGCACATCCCCGTTGGGAAGCAGGTAGAGCTGGGCGGGGAGCGCTGCGCCGGCGCTGGCTTCGCCGAAGATGCGCGCCCGACCGATGTCCTGAAGTCCGCCGGCAAAAATCTCGCTGGTGCTGGCGGAGCCCGGATCGAGAAGGATCGCAAGTGGCGCAGTGATGGGCGACACGGCACGCCCGTCGCGCGTTGCGCGACGCGGATTGAGGCGGAAGTTGAGTTCACTCTCCCGGCTGATCATGGTTCCGATTCCGATCGGCTCGGTCACGAAGTGTCCGCCGGTGCCCATGACCATGCCGACGAATCCACCCGGGTTGCCCCGCAAGTCGATGATGATGCCATCGGCGTCGCGCAGGGCATCGACGGCTTCATCGACCATTGGTCCCACCTCAGGGACCCAGACGCTGAACCGGATCAGGCCAACGCGAGCGCCCGATGCGCCGGCTCGTGCGAGTGTCTCCTCATCGACCCAACCGCTCTTCATGGACACCACCATGGGGGGAAGGGCGCCGACCTTCACATAGCGGGTGTTGGAGTCGCGTCGCTCGAGGTCGAGCGTGCGCTCCACTCCCTTGTTGTCCTCGAAGATCATGCGCACGACTCCCGGCGGACCTGCGTCGAGGCTCGCGGCGTACGCCTCGGCCGCCATGCGCGCCATCGGGCCGCTCGATTGAGCGACCAGCGCAAGGGTGGGCTCCGGGTCGTCGTCCCCGATTCGACGCACGATCCAGCCTCGCTCGACACCCGCCTTGGCAGCGCTTGAACCCTCGGCCACATCAAAGACGACGACCTGGGATTCAATCGACCGCAGGGAGAGTCCGAAAGTCGCGTCATCACGGCCGCCGTCGACGGAGCCGTCTGGCGAGGGGGTTTGGGCGTCGCGGCGATCGTCAGCAGGCGACGGGGCACTCGCGTCCCCCGACGACGGCGAGGTCGTGGTGGCCGATGCGGCGGGCCCGGGCGATGGTGACGATGCGCGGCCCGCGCTGGAGTCGCGCGTCGAGGCGCGGCGAGGTTGCGCCACTTCGCCGGGAATGACCGCGAAGTGGGAGCGATTGAGTCGACCCACCATGTCGTGGAGCACTCGACGAAGCTCGGTCTGAGTCGTGGCCGCGTTCGCCTTCGGTCGCAGCTCCTCGCGAACGGCCACCCAGTTCACACCGCCGTGGTCGGGATCGAAGTCGGTTTCGCTGATGCGCTTCCAGACGGCATCGAAGGTGGCCAGCGCAATCTCGTTTGAAATCGCCTCGTCACCGGGTCTCGCGCTTGCTGTCGATGCGG
This region of Phycisphaeraceae bacterium genomic DNA includes:
- a CDS encoding ATP-binding cassette domain-containing protein; its protein translation is MTAPAISISGVRKQFRETIAVRDLDLRIDRGTLCGFLGPNGAGKSTTIRMIMSIIHPDSGRVEVLGGSALDAKDRIGYLPEERGVYRKMRVSEFLRYMGRLKGLTRQDADHRAAAWLARLELAEVLPRRCEELSKGMQQKVQFVAAVIHSPELLILDEPFSGLDPVNARLMASVVRDISASGATILFSTHQMSHAEQLCNRVVLINHGLKILDATHDEIAARFDPRTIVLEPLPGAAMNGRMQAIEQDIRRIDGVHDLTWSESGRRAELALAPNADSQAIMSRALALLPLRSIEVARVSLDDVFVQLVGGGPRPSEGGEGGD
- a CDS encoding ABC transporter permease, whose protein sequence is MAIDPGPRAWPKIAAVAWREFRYTALTKAFIFGAIGVPAFMVVLVMALPMVMKSTTTVVRGTVTIIDPTGEVAPHLERLLAREAAESSEGSRRDDIGGGPLELTLVRESDAANLETLIGSLGDDGSVAVVRVPDGLLEDPSSSKSTWELDLVVQNATPWHVTQRLERMSRSAAVEARLAHLGIDATQMRALMQPPRITSQRVSPQGGLKKEDVFSRLMLPVGFMMLLWICVFTSGQYLLTTTIEEKSSRVMEVLLSAVSPMQLLTGKLLGQAMVSMVMLGMYTGAGVSMLVFLAMADLVQPIQYLWLLLYFAMAYFMVATMMVAVGSAVSDLREAQALITPVMLILMVPLFLWLPISTAPNGGFATAASFIPPAIPFVMILRLASTSEPVPMWQIALSLVAGFASVMVMLWAAARIFRVGILMQGKPPTPRELLRWTLVR
- a CDS encoding HIT domain-containing protein, producing MHSNLWAPWRMAYLRDLEARSAPLAPDRGVEKSPANFFASYWAAPAEDERNLVVHRNAHGMILLNRFPYANGHLLVALGDARPTLSQYSADQRREFWALVDLAAATVESLLRPQGMNIGLNVGRAAGAGVPEHVHAHVVPRWAGDTNFMCVIGEVRLIPEDLEATARSFRSAFSRSA